Proteins from a genomic interval of Chanos chanos chromosome 3, fChaCha1.1, whole genome shotgun sequence:
- the irf10 gene encoding interferon regulatory factor 10, translating into MDDNNKNMRLREWLIAQINSGKYAGLSWENAEKTMFRIPWKHAAKQDYRQNEDAALFKAWAEYKGKYREGRDKADPSTWKTRLRCALNKSTDFQEVPERSQLDISEPYKVYRILAETERPTGGQVKGRLQPMTGTGTAVDKRPGVLPAPLFPPSLQISDFRLQVSVFYQGQLVQEVISTSDGCFILHGPVPVGNEQIYGPCGAAKAFFPQPDVVPLPQGIADAMRCLLPHLEKGVLVWVAPDGVFIKRFCQGRVYWNGPLAEHQDQPNKLEREKTCKLLDMHIFLLELQRYIQGVRAMPRYEIDLCFGEEFPDVSQSKNKKLITARVVPLFAKELLQNIQRPEGERPQMLKPIKAPQ; encoded by the exons ATGGATGACAATAACAAGAATATGCGCCTAAGAGAGTGGCTAATTGCGCAAATAAACAGCGGGAAATACGCAGGTTTAAGCTGGGAGAATGCAGAGAAAACCATGTTTAGAATACCCTGGAAACACGCAGCTAAGCAGGACTACCGCCAGAACGAAGACGCCGCTCTGTTTAAG GCTTGGGCTGAGTACAAGGGTAAGTATCGAGAAGGCAGGGACAAAGCTGACCCCTCCACATGGAAGACAAGACTCCGCTGTGCTTTGAATAAGAGCACAGACTTCCAGGAGGTTCCAGAACGCAGTCAGCTGGACATCTCTGAACCCTACAAAGTTTATCGTATTCTTGCTGAGACAGAAAGACCTACAG GGGGGCAGGTGAAGGGCAGATTACAGCCAATGACAGGTACAGGGACAGCGGTGGATAAACGCCCCGGGGTGTTGCctgctcctctgtttcctccttCATTACAAATCTCAG ATTTTCGACTACAGGTGTCTGTGTTCTATCAGGGACAGCTGGTCCAGGAAGTCATCAGCACATCCGATGGCTGTTTTATCCTACACGGTCCTGTCCCAGTTGGAAACGAACAGATTTACGGGCCCTGTGGAGCTGCTAAGGCTTTCTTCCCTCAGCCCGATGTCGTGCCTTTGCCCCAAGGTATTGCGGATGCCATGAGGTGCCTCCTGCCCCACCTGGAGAAGGGTGTACTGGTGTGGGTGGCTCCAGATGGGGTTTTCATCAAACGGTTCTGCCAGGGCAGGGTGTACTGGAACGGTCCATTAGCAGAGCACCAAGATCAGCCCAacaaactggagagagagaagacctgCAAACTGCTGGACATGCATATTTTTCTACTGG AGTTGCAGCGCTACATTCAAGGAGTGAGAGCAATGCCCCGTTATGAGATCGACCTCTGCTTTGGGGAGGAGTTTCCAGATGTCAGCCAGTCAAAGAACAAGAAACTAATAACAGCACGG GTGGTGCCACTGTTTGCTAAAGAACTTCTACAGAATAtacagagaccagagggagagagaccacAGATGCTAAAGCCCATCAAGGCTCCTCAATAA
- the LOC115806938 gene encoding LOW QUALITY PROTEIN: ataxin-1-like (The sequence of the model RefSeq protein was modified relative to this genomic sequence to represent the inferred CDS: deleted 1 base in 1 codon), producing MNPSQGCLPPKKRESRQGSSEQRPLENDFKPPAPLRSRGPTGRSCEREASSSSESHLSKDFLPPPPPPLPFSLPLPWSVSYPSAMPHPWAGPVGERRDTGSGSYLWREAAGGRGTEVVDHPVPHHSRWIQGDVTPLSLQSPVTVPSPYKTTYSSDTRDMWSYFNTSRREYSPSLYSSTHFFAPPSFYSSQDSLTESRLRYPGRRPNGLDNPDSRSSSSRVSSSGEYATDSRIRIDGSYTNGRKRHQEDQGGQIMSRGGGLSRQGLHVHSSPQDRDKDRDRDKDRDRERDRDKEVRGTPKSTPSHSYVSESRTGKFASDPVGARGAQIYYALGSVYPALSQPPQPYLHLSHSGTSTATPMRNSQNSPQGQPNCHSMETAQELSPGSQHPLDPPIYPSVVLPHFAKGSLIELAGGRLKRVEELRTEDFLRSADTSPEFHLSTCTVQLINPGPSQGFNNLQVLLTDRNTQELLTVLAEYPFFVRDRGWSSCCPQKSTQLYGLPCRQLTPGDVCLALTPTLVSPVAPATRTRSGPRAQRAYARPGTESGSHSPEKMPPPPTPPPLQAPHPTPPPPATQDGVREQRRSRKRRWSAPEFGAEDRPRPDLPQGSNQEKP from the exons ATGAATCCCAGCCAAGGGTGCCTCCCCCCGAAAAAGAGGGAGTCCAGGCAGGGCTCCTCAGAACAGCGCCCCCTGGAGAACGATTTCAAACCTCCAGCACCTCTACGCAGCCGTGGACCAACCGGGAGgtcatgtgagagagaggccagCAGTAGCAGCGAATCACATCTCAGCAAGGATTtcctcccaccccctccacctcccctgcccttctctctgcccctgccaTGGTCAGTCTCTTACCCGTCTGCAATGCCACACCCCTGGGCAGGGCCTGTAGGGGAGAGACGGGACACGGGCTCAGGTTCATACTTGTGGAGAGAGGCAGCTGGAGGCAGGGGGACAGAAGTCGTGGACCACCCTGTTCCACATCACTCCCGCTGGATACAAGGAGATGTCACACCCCTGAGTCTCCAGTCACCCGTCACTGTTCCTTCTCCTTACAAAACCACCTACTCCTCCGACACCAGGGACATGTGGTCATATTTTAACACCAGCCGACGGGAGTACAGCCCTTCTCTTTACTCCTCCACACATTTTTTTGCCCCTCCTTCATTTTATTCCTCCCAGGACTCCCTCACAGAGAGCAGGCTCAGGTACCCTGGGAGGAGACCCAATGGGCTGGACAACCCAGACAGCAGATCCAGCTCCAGTAGAGTGTCCTCTAGTGGCGAGTACGCAACTGACAGTAGGATCAGAATAGATGGTTCTTACACCaatgggagaaagagacatCAGGAGGACCAAGGAGGGCAAATTATGtcgaggggaggggggctgtcCCGACAGGGTCTCCACGTACATTCCTCTCCCCAAGACAGAGACaaggacagggacagagacaaggacagggacagagaaagggacagGGACAAAGAAGTCCGTGGGACACCCAAATCAACCCCTTCCCATTCATACGTCTCAGAATCACGGACTGGAAAATTTGCCTCAGATCCTGTAGGGGCAAGAGGGGCTCAGATTTACTATGCCCTGGGGTCAGTTTACCCAGCCCTTTCCCAGCCTCCACAGCCATACCTGCACCTTAGCCACTCAGGCACCTCAACAGCTACTCCCATGAGGAACTCCCAAAACTCC CCCCAAGGGCAGCCCAATTGCCACAGCATGGAGACAGCACAGGAGCTGTCTCCTGGCTCCCAACACCCGCTCGATCCTCCCATCTATCCCTCCGTAGTCCTACCTCATTTTGCCAAGGGTTCCCTCATTGAACTGGCAGGCGGACGGTTGAAACGGGTGGAGGAACTGCGGACAGAGGATTTCTTACGGAGCGCCGATACCTCTCCGGAATTCCACCTGAGCACCTGCACTGTCCAGCTCATCAATCCGGGTCCCAGCCAGGGTTTTAATAACCTGCAGGTTCTGCTCACCGACCGCAACACTCAG GAGTTACTGACTGTATTGGCAGAGTATCCATTTTTCGTGCGGGATCGAGGATGGTCGTCCTGCTGTCCACAGAAGAGTACCCAGCTCTATGGCCTACCCTGTCGCCAGCTCACCCCGGGAGACGTGTGCCTGGCACTAACACCCACGCTTGTCTCACCCGTCGCACCAGCGACCCGCACACGCTCGGGTCCACGGGCCCAACGCGCATACGCCAGGCCAGGGACAGAGTCCGGCTCACATAGTCCCGAGAAAatgccccctccccctaccccaccccctctcCAAGCCCCACACCCAACCCCACCTCCCCCTGCCACACAAGACGGAGTCAGGGAGCAGCGCCGCTCACGGAAAAGACGTTGGTCTGCTCCTGAGTTTGGGGCAGAGGATAGGCCACGCCCTGATTTACCTCAAGGCTCCAATCAGGAGAAGCCGTAA